Proteins from one Microcaecilia unicolor chromosome 2, aMicUni1.1, whole genome shotgun sequence genomic window:
- the LOC115462189 gene encoding pancreas/duodenum homeobox protein 1-like: MDGREVCFESGYASYENEPESGSQNPPACLYANCTDAPQTAFIAGSERYEVPKLFPYLPTGCPATPASELTQPRLYPWMKNTKCHFASCTWTEAEDSKRSRTAYSRAQLLELEKEFHFNRYISRPRRVELAALLNLTERHIKIWFQNRRMKWKKEVATKDRKPASSTEKPRAPQDKGA; this comes from the exons ATGGACGGGAGGGAGGTTTGTTTTGAAAGTGGATATGCAAGTTATGAGAATGAGCCAGAATCCGGCAGCCAGAATCCACCTGCCTGCCTCTATGCGAACTGCACGGATGCACCGCAGACGGCCTTTATTGCAGGAAGCGAGCGGTATGAGGTGCCCAAGTTGTTCCCCTACCTACCTACGGGATGTCCAGCGACACCGGCCTCAGAGCTCACGCAACCTCGCCTGTATCCCTGGATGAAGAATACAAAGTGCCACTTCGCCAGCTGCAcctggacag AGGCAGAAGACAGCAAGAGGAGTCGCACTGCTTACAGCCGGGCACAACTGCTGGAGCTGGAAAAGGAGTTCCACTTTAATCGCTACATTTCCCGGCCCCGCAGGGTGGAATTAGCAGCTTTGCTTAACCTCACTGAGCGACACATCAAGATCTGGTTCCAGAACCGGAGGATGAAGTGGAAAAAGGAGGTGGCCACCAAAGATAGAAAACCAGCCTCCTCAACCGAGAAACCCAGAGCTCCTCAGGACAAGGGAGCATAA